From the genome of Solibacillus sp. FSL H8-0538:
TTTATCCTGCTTAAACTTTTCGTGATTGTGTTAGGATTCTCAGAAATGGTTCAAATATTTATGTTTCCAGCTACAGATTCAAATTGGCTTATCTTTTTTATTCTGTTGTCTTGTTTGTATGTAGCATGGAAGGGCGTTGAAAAAACTATACGTTTTGTCGTGATTTCATTTTTGTGTACATTTTGGATGTTCTTATTCTTTGCTTTTTTCTTCTTTCCTCCAATAGCGCAACTCAGTGATTTGTATCCGATTATTCCAATGGAATTAAGCTGGAATTCCTGGAAAGGAATATTTTTAATTTTATCTTCATTTTCAGGGCCTGAATTTCTGGTATTTTTGGGACCGTGGTTTAAAACAAATAATAAGACATTTCGCTATTTGTCTTATGGCAATGCTCTAACCGTTATAGAGTATGTATCCTTATATATGGCGTCCTTATTCTATTTCGGTTCCAATTATTTAAGTAAAAGTCAATTCCCAATTGTCACTATGGCCCGTTATTTTCAAAATCCAGTAATTGAACGTATTGATATGGTCATGCTTTCTTTGGAATTATTTAACATCGTCTTTGCGGTTTCAATTTTTCTACTGCTGTTTTATGGAGCATCTAAAATAGCTACTGGGAAAATGGAGAGACCACCGAGTCGAGTAGGCTTTTTATTCAGTGTATTCATTATTTTAATTGGAATGATTCTTGTGAATGAATGGATTTGGAAGTCAGATGAAAAGCAGGTTATTTTACTTAATCTTCAAATTTTAGCAGGAAGCTTAAGTTACTTAGTGGTTCCAATTATTATTATCGTAGTGATGAAGATAAAGGGGTTTAATAAACATGAGACTACGAAAGAAGATGGCTAAAAAATTGTCAATCATATTTATGGCATTATGGTTAACTGGATGTGCCCCTTTTACTGAAAATAACATTATTGAAGAGCTTACTCCAGTCACATTTTTATCACTTAGTAAAGGGGATGAAGGTAAAATAAAAATCAGTACTATTTTGCCTTCCCTAAGCAAAGAAAAAAAGAGTGTAATGACGCAAGAAGTAAGCTTAATAAAGGAGGGATTAAGGAATTTTAATTTAAACTTCTACCAGGAAATGAAATCTGGGCAAATGCGAATGCTGATAATTAATGAAGACCTCGGAAAAGAGGGGATTATGTCCATTATTAATGTGTTCTTGACTGATCCGGATATTTCTTTGAGGATGTATTTAGTTATCGTAAAAGGAAATTTTGAAGAATACTTGGAAAATCAATTGGACAAACAAGAAAATCTTGATTACTCTTTTTACCGAATGCTGAAGCACTATGAGGAAAAAAATCAGGGAGAATTAAGTGTCGTTAATCTACATGAATTTAAAAATTGGTTATATACTCCTTATTCAGATCCTTTCTTACCTGTATTCAATATAGAAAATGACGCAATCAGCTATGAAGGTACAGCCCTGTTTCAAAATGATAAACTAGTTGAAATAATAACAACTTTTGATGATCGTATCTTCCAGCTGTTAAACAACGATCACTACTTAGCAGTTTTACCGATCCCAGAACTAAAAGTTGTTTTAGGTCATGTTAGGTCTAAAACGAAAGTGGATATCAATAAAAGCTTGTCTACAATGACCTATACAGTGAATATAGACTCAAGAATTGAAGAATACCGGGGAGAAAAGCAATTATTTGACCCAAAGGATTTAGAAGATTTGAAAAAAAATATCCAATCCAATCTTGAAAAACAAACTCAAGAACTAGTAAAAAAGATGCAAGAATTGAATGTGGATCCATTACAGCTAGGCATCCATACATTAAAACCATTCTCAAAACCAATGGATGAAAAAAAATGGATTGGACTTTTCGAGAAGATGGACATTAAGATTGATTATCAGTTTAATATTGAGCCTTTGACGGATTCAAACGCAAAAAGTTAATTACAATAAAAGCAAAAAACGCACTCACGTGTATGGTAAAGTCTTTTTATAAAACTAAAGATTGCTTATTAGAGAATAAAAAAAGCGATTTAAATCCCACCGTAAAACCCAATAGAAAATATAATAAATGAAAAATCATTTTCGGTAAAGATTTGAGAAGGACCTTCAACTATAAGATTCTCTTTTACTGCAAGTATTTTAAATTCGGCAGAGTTGAAAGAAATGACGATTAAATAAGTCACGTCAAATACCTATATGTATACATCATAGCTACTAGTTGTCCTGTAGAGGAGAGAAAGCGAAGCGCGGTAGGAAAGATGAACAATATCTACTCTAGGAAAAGAGCAATATGCGTCAACAAATCATTTTTTATCATATCCCAAGTAAATCTTTGCCCCTCTGTCTCTTTGAGTTTTGAATCAACATTAGGTAGCATCATTATAATAAGTGCCGAAAATAATAAAGCCACTACATTCACATGGATGGCAGTATAAGGAGTACCCAACCAAAATAAAATCCCAGCAATGGCGGGACCTATTAGTGAACCACACGAGTTGATAAAACTTCGCAGTGCATTAAAGCGTTGCCGATCTTTTTCAGGTATTAGTTTAGTCATATAAACCATAGATGTAGGTTGAAAAAGGCATTTGCGTCTTCGGTTGTTTTGGATATTTTATATTGCGAGGAGTTCTTTAGTACCCCTCCCGCTCCTCCGCTACTTGTGTCAGCCAAGGTTGCACTTCTCCGTACTTCATTGCTTTTTGCAGTCTCATTTTAATATACTGTTGCAGCTCAGGATCTGTACAGAAGATAAAGCAACCTTTTTGCCCACGTGTCATGAGGGTCCGGTATGTGTTACGAATGATCGGATCAGCTTGGCGCATCGCTTCTTTAGGATTTTCCTTCATCATCTTCTTGATACCTTTGAGGGATTGGTCGGTTTTAGCTCGTTTTGTGTGGTCTGTGATGACTTGTCCATTTTCATAGCGTAAATCGTCACCGATAATCACGCCAACATAGTCAAACTCAAGTCCTTGAGCCGTGTGAATACAGCCCGCCTCTCGAACCGAATTATTTTCGATCGCCCATGTGTTGTGAATGTTCCAGCTGATACTGAAATCTTGTTCAGGGATCGAGATATCAAAATGATTTGCATCAGTGCGCCCTTCTTTTGGCCATTCCCAGCAATAGCCTGCCATAATGCGCGATTTATTGTTACTATTATTGAGCTGTTCAATTTCTTTTAGCAACTCATTCGGATTATCAAATACACGCACATCATATTCCATTCCATAATCATGTGTATTAGCTGTTTCACGAATTTCAAGAACATCGTCAAGCCATGCAATATAGGCATCTGAGCCGTCGCATCTGAACTGAGAAGTCAATTGCCCTGAAATGACCTCTGCTTGAAATTCTTTCGCATACTGTTTGATCACATCAACGCTACCAATATCACTTAGCGTCACCTTTTGATTTTCATCAATGAAGAACAGGCTAAACTTCGCCGCCTTAATAAGCTCCTTCACCTGATTTTCGCCTTTATTTTTGAACATACCGGACTTTTCATTTAGACGGTGCGCTTCATCTATAATAATGACATCTATTTCGTTCAGCTCGGCTTCAGTAAAGCTTCCTGACCCCTTGAACAAATTATCGATATGCGTTTTGCGGAATGTGCCCTTTAGTTTTGTCGCATACACATCACGAGGTGCAGAATTTTTAGACACATAGAGAGTCATTAGCCCTTGATTAATAAGATTCACAAGCAAATTTATCGCCATCACGGACTTACCTGTACCCGGTCCACCTTCAATAACCATCACTTGCTTCTTATGATTCTGCACACAATCCAAAGCCAAATAGAGTGCATCCTCGTAAAACACCTTTTGCTCATCAATCATGATGAATTCCTCATTACCCTGTAGCATATTGCTTAAGTAATCTTGAAGTGATTTCGACGGTCTAATGCGCCCATTTTCAATTTGAAAAATAAGCTGATTTTGATCGCCCTTACGAATATATTTTTTAATAAAATCACGTAATCGCTGAATTTCACCTTTTGTAAATACAGGTGCCTTCTCTAAATGCTCAGCATATATTGCATCCGTTAACGGATCTTCCTCCGTCTTACGGTAATTATGTAAATAGGCGCAGGGATTTAATCTAATATGTTTATCTTGTACGTTTTCATTGAAATCCTCTATTAGCGCTGCATATGACCAAGCCTGATACGATGGATGCGTGACCTCACGCAAACCACGTCCTAGCGCAGTCCGCACCAGCGCATCT
Proteins encoded in this window:
- a CDS encoding GerAB/ArcD/ProY family transporter, giving the protein MEALQLFNKNETYNGFYVMLMVNRLQMLYFFLIMPRFLIHSYMIWVIIAVGILSQLNILLLSKWFLTRFSSEGYNGFVQLFGKKLVRLLSFIGLFFILLKLFVIVLGFSEMVQIFMFPATDSNWLIFFILLSCLYVAWKGVEKTIRFVVISFLCTFWMFLFFAFFFFPPIAQLSDLYPIIPMELSWNSWKGIFLILSSFSGPEFLVFLGPWFKTNNKTFRYLSYGNALTVIEYVSLYMASLFYFGSNYLSKSQFPIVTMARYFQNPVIERIDMVMLSLELFNIVFAVSIFLLLFYGASKIATGKMERPPSRVGFLFSVFIILIGMILVNEWIWKSDEKQVILLNLQILAGSLSYLVVPIIIIVVMKIKGFNKHETTKEDG
- a CDS encoding MFS transporter, which gives rise to MQNNRRRKCLFQPTSMVYMTKLIPEKDRQRFNALRSFINSCGSLIGPAIAGILFWLGTPYTAIHVNVVALLFSALIIMMLPNVDSKLKETEGQRFTWDMIKNDLLTHIALFLE
- a CDS encoding Ger(x)C family spore germination protein, which produces MRLRKKMAKKLSIIFMALWLTGCAPFTENNIIEELTPVTFLSLSKGDEGKIKISTILPSLSKEKKSVMTQEVSLIKEGLRNFNLNFYQEMKSGQMRMLIINEDLGKEGIMSIINVFLTDPDISLRMYLVIVKGNFEEYLENQLDKQENLDYSFYRMLKHYEEKNQGELSVVNLHEFKNWLYTPYSDPFLPVFNIENDAISYEGTALFQNDKLVEIITTFDDRIFQLLNNDHYLAVLPIPELKVVLGHVRSKTKVDINKSLSTMTYTVNIDSRIEEYRGEKQLFDPKDLEDLKKNIQSNLEKQTQELVKKMQELNVDPLQLGIHTLKPFSKPMDEKKWIGLFEKMDIKIDYQFNIEPLTDSNAKS
- a CDS encoding DUF2075 domain-containing protein, whose product is MIIYESTKTEFISDVTNELLVERLYSSYQEKIGRTSKQEILSWENSLQRMSNVMQDQDIPSDAAVAIEFKIPNTSKRVDFIVAGNDGTQDHVVIVELKQWTEVEKVSGKDALVRTALGRGLREVTHPSYQAWSYAALIEDFNENVQDKHIRLNPCAYLHNYRKTEEDPLTDAIYAEHLEKAPVFTKGEIQRLRDFIKKYIRKGDQNQLIFQIENGRIRPSKSLQDYLSNMLQGNEEFIMIDEQKVFYEDALYLALDCVQNHKKQVMVIEGGPGTGKSVMAINLLVNLINQGLMTLYVSKNSAPRDVYATKLKGTFRKTHIDNLFKGSGSFTEAELNEIDVIIIDEAHRLNEKSGMFKNKGENQVKELIKAAKFSLFFIDENQKVTLSDIGSVDVIKQYAKEFQAEVISGQLTSQFRCDGSDAYIAWLDDVLEIRETANTHDYGMEYDVRVFDNPNELLKEIEQLNNSNNKSRIMAGYCWEWPKEGRTDANHFDISIPEQDFSISWNIHNTWAIENNSVREAGCIHTAQGLEFDYVGVIIGDDLRYENGQVITDHTKRAKTDQSLKGIKKMMKENPKEAMRQADPIIRNTYRTLMTRGQKGCFIFCTDPELQQYIKMRLQKAMKYGEVQPWLTQVAEEREGY